The Populus alba chromosome 6, ASM523922v2, whole genome shotgun sequence genome contains a region encoding:
- the LOC118062690 gene encoding uncharacterized protein: protein MATPVKRRLFSDASSMGAGGDEVVEIESLEKGLLSPNKEITEVEDDPVLYTASFQEMEDKYVKYQTAQWVMYSLLLVLAWGIGFFMLLYLPVRRYISRKDIKSRKLYLTPSSIVYKVTRPVPFPCFGVLEKEKHVLLPSVADVIVEQGYLQSLFGVYSLRIENVGVRRPPSDDVKIQGIANPSAFRKAVLARLSYMRSEIVSRQVSTIEDIPSLRIDHSSALAWTSPSKSLKHDSVSNSGFLMLLQKLDEVGSSVKRVEMLIEEKHSKTSETIS, encoded by the exons ATGGCTACTCCTGTTAAAAGAAGATTATTTTCTGATGCATCATCG ATGGGTGCTGGAGGTGATGAGGTTGtggaaattgaaagtttagaAAAGGGTTTATTGTCTCCTAATAAAGAAATAACTGAAGTTGAAGATGACCCAGTTCTCTATACTGCTTCGTTTCAAGAAATGGAAGATAAATACGTCAAGTACCAAACGGCACAATGGGTTATGTATTCCTTGCTTTTAGTACTCGCTTGGGGCATTGGTTTCTTCATGCTTTTGTATTTGCCCGTGAGGAGATATATCTCGAGGAAAGATATTAAATCGCGAAAGCTTTATCTCACTCCCAGTTCCATAGTTTACAAA GTTACAAGACCAGTGCCATTTCCATGTTTCGGGGTGTTAGAGAAAGAGAAGCATGTTTTATTACCTTCAGTTGCCGATGTCATTGTTGAGCAAG GATATCTGCAGTCTCTATTTGGTGTCTACTCTCTGAGGATCGAGAATGTTGGTGTAAGAAGGCCACCAAGTGATGATGTTAAAATACAAGGCATTGCAAATCCAAGTGCTTTCAGGAAG GCAGTCTTGGCACGACTTTCATATATGAGAAGTGAGATTGTCTCTAGACAAGTTTCCACAATTGAAGACATTCCTAGTTTGAGGATTGATCATTCATCAGCACTGGCTTGG ACGTCCCCTTCAAAATCACTCAAACATGATTCAGTTTCTAATTCAGGGTTCCTGATGCTACTCCAAAAGCTAGATGAAGTTGGAAGTTCTGTGAAG AGGGTTGAAAtgttaattgaagaaaaacattcCAAAACATCAGAAACCATTAGTTGA